In one Nitrososphaera sp. genomic region, the following are encoded:
- a CDS encoding winged helix-turn-helix domain-containing protein → MMPDPSAKRLLWFLFAGSRGGENRMRIIDLLSERPYNMNQLAEAMGVDYKAVQHHINVLEKNNMVTRQGEKYGVLYFISNYLEANIEAFQEVRSKIDARIGNRSGKK, encoded by the coding sequence ATCATGCCAGATCCCAGCGCCAAGCGACTGCTCTGGTTCTTGTTTGCCGGTTCGCGCGGGGGCGAAAACCGGATGCGCATAATCGACCTCCTCTCCGAAAGGCCTTACAACATGAACCAGCTCGCGGAGGCGATGGGAGTAGACTACAAGGCTGTGCAGCACCACATTAACGTGCTTGAGAAGAACAACATGGTTACGCGCCAGGGCGAAAAATACGGCGTCCTGTACTTTATCTCGAATTACCTTGAGGCAAACATCGAGGCGTTCCAGGAGGTCCGGAGCAAAATCGATGCCCGAATCGGGAACAGATCTGGAAAAAAGTAA
- a CDS encoding DEAD/DEAH box helicase: MSADLTRALKENGYEAPFPIQEAAIPVVLEGKDVVGQAHTGTGKTAAFGLPILARVKPGGPIQALVLTPTRELAVQVTAEISRLARYTGIKSVSIYGGQSINLQNDRLRRGAQIIVATPGRLIDHIKQGSIILDDVKFVVLDEADRMLDMGFIDDIKFILFYVNEHRQTCLFSATMPPEILRLAEEYMKKDIAHVRLNEEEVALDTIDQSYLVVDEREKYKHLCDFIKQNQDQKAQTIVFAATKQRADRLAYKLRQDGYRATPIHGDLSQKQRDTAMHKFRSAREDILVATDIAARGIDVPAVGHVINYDVPDDPNVYFHRIGRTARAGAEGRAISLVSQDRVGDFERILAQTKLPIRKLNDELGIAMPVPSSRPRRPSYGGYRRGGGYGGGGYGGRSSSGYGGSRRSYGEGSGSSSRGYGGGGGRRSYGRRGGSGGYGGRSRSSDSYRSN; this comes from the coding sequence TTGAGCGCAGACTTGACAAGAGCGCTCAAGGAAAATGGATACGAGGCGCCGTTCCCTATACAAGAGGCAGCGATACCCGTTGTTTTAGAGGGTAAAGATGTCGTAGGGCAGGCGCACACAGGAACGGGCAAGACGGCAGCATTTGGACTGCCAATTCTAGCCCGAGTAAAGCCGGGCGGGCCTATTCAGGCACTGGTTCTCACTCCTACAAGAGAACTCGCAGTGCAGGTAACCGCAGAGATTTCCCGGCTTGCGAGGTACACGGGAATAAAGTCAGTCTCCATATACGGGGGCCAGAGCATCAACCTGCAAAATGACAGGCTGAGACGCGGCGCGCAGATAATTGTCGCCACCCCTGGAAGGCTTATCGACCACATAAAGCAGGGCTCGATAATCCTGGACGATGTCAAGTTCGTGGTGCTTGACGAGGCTGACAGGATGCTGGATATGGGCTTCATTGACGACATCAAGTTCATTCTGTTCTATGTCAATGAGCACAGGCAGACGTGCCTCTTCTCTGCGACCATGCCTCCGGAAATACTGAGGCTGGCAGAGGAGTACATGAAAAAGGACATTGCGCACGTCAGGCTCAACGAGGAGGAGGTGGCGCTGGACACCATTGACCAGTCGTACCTTGTAGTCGACGAGCGGGAAAAGTACAAGCACCTTTGCGACTTTATCAAGCAAAACCAGGACCAGAAGGCACAGACCATTGTCTTTGCCGCGACAAAGCAGCGGGCAGACAGGCTTGCATACAAGCTGAGGCAGGACGGCTACCGGGCCACACCAATCCACGGGGACCTTTCACAGAAGCAGCGCGATACTGCGATGCACAAGTTCCGCAGTGCAAGGGAGGACATTCTCGTAGCGACAGACATTGCCGCAAGGGGCATTGACGTGCCGGCAGTAGGCCACGTGATAAACTACGATGTCCCAGACGACCCCAACGTGTATTTTCACCGCATCGGAAGGACTGCAAGGGCCGGAGCTGAAGGTAGGGCCATCTCGCTGGTTTCACAGGATAGGGTCGGAGACTTTGAGCGCATTCTAGCGCAGACAAAACTTCCCATCAGAAAGCTCAATGACGAGCTGGGTATCGCCATGCCGGTGCCAAGCTCACGCCCGCGAAGACCCTCATACGGAGGGTACAGGAGGGGTGGCGGCTACGGCGGAGGCGGTTATGGCGGGCGCTCAAGTTCGGGATATGGCGGCTCTCGCAGGAGTTACGGAGAGGGGAGCGGATCCAGCTCCCGAGGATACGGCGGGGGTGGCGGCCGACGCAGCTATGGCAGGAGAGGCGGAAGTGGCGGCTACGGCGGTAGGAGCCGGAGCAGCGACAGCTATCGGTCCAACTAG
- a CDS encoding zinc ribbon domain-containing protein yields MSFGVDTLGGLSEKLKLLVGDTQGLYESFIDATQLFKQGKMGEREYFAKIGEFLVASSAMNFLAVRVILELKGALDKGTSMKSPTGGSVQGSPQQSGFGLGGFVGAGGMAGPKADVVMPQPQSEPVFTPADVDLRGSGRGSAAQPAKNCIACGAAIPQRAKFCSKCGHSQ; encoded by the coding sequence ATGTCTTTTGGCGTCGACACGCTTGGCGGCCTTTCCGAAAAACTAAAGCTGCTGGTCGGCGATACCCAGGGGCTTTACGAGTCGTTTATCGACGCCACACAGCTTTTCAAGCAGGGCAAGATGGGCGAGCGAGAGTACTTTGCCAAGATAGGCGAGTTTCTCGTAGCCAGCTCTGCAATGAACTTTCTTGCAGTCAGAGTAATCCTGGAGCTCAAGGGCGCGCTTGACAAGGGCACCTCGATGAAAAGCCCAACGGGGGGCTCTGTGCAGGGCTCTCCGCAGCAATCCGGATTCGGGCTTGGAGGATTTGTAGGCGCAGGGGGCATGGCGGGGCCAAAAGCCGATGTGGTAATGCCGCAGCCCCAGAGCGAGCCGGTTTTCACGCCGGCCGACGTTGATTTGCGTGGCTCGGGCAGGGGTTCTGCAGCCCAGCCGGCAAAAAACTGCATAGCCTGCGGCGCCGCCATTCCACAGCGCGCCAAGTTCTGCAGCAAGTGCGGCCATTCGCAGTAG
- a CDS encoding zinc ribbon domain-containing protein, with amino-acid sequence MVKVFNGRAATEEYMSTHSLTFSTPEMTLRKFALWLGEQVSQQGGTREPVPRLMMYIEEKADRSNPADFSPLVDDSFRPTGAVTDMYRGLDAQSGSSDSTSPPRLVPLDRETLEPEVRYCINCGSQLKPGAKFCVKCGSSQTDSR; translated from the coding sequence ATGGTCAAGGTCTTCAACGGCAGGGCGGCGACGGAGGAATACATGTCCACGCATTCTCTGACTTTTTCCACGCCGGAAATGACGCTGCGCAAGTTCGCCCTCTGGCTCGGGGAGCAGGTAAGCCAGCAGGGCGGTACAAGAGAGCCGGTTCCAAGGCTCATGATGTACATCGAGGAGAAGGCTGACCGCAGCAACCCTGCCGACTTTTCACCCTTAGTCGACGACTCGTTCAGGCCCACCGGCGCGGTCACCGACATGTACAGGGGGCTTGATGCGCAATCAGGGAGCTCGGACAGCACGTCGCCTCCGAGGCTTGTGCCCCTTGACAGGGAGACTCTGGAGCCGGAGGTCAGGTACTGCATAAACTGCGGCAGCCAGCTAAAGCCGGGCGCCAAGTTTTGCGTAAAGTGTGGCAGCTCGCAAACTGACAGTCGCTAG
- a CDS encoding CopG family ribbon-helix-helix protein produces the protein MPIVSVSLNEEIIKEMDRLQQELGFTGKSELMRAGIRQLAAEEKDRQGLSGHIYALLLAVHDEKSDYEVTEMGHDYDKLIGTHIHNKIDRNRCLEIFLLEGQAREITEMVKKFRANKKMYQVKLVAL, from the coding sequence GTGCCCATTGTAAGCGTCTCTCTGAACGAGGAGATAATCAAGGAGATGGACAGGCTGCAGCAGGAGCTTGGTTTCACCGGCAAGTCGGAACTCATGCGCGCAGGAATCAGGCAGCTTGCTGCCGAAGAAAAAGACAGGCAGGGTCTGTCCGGACACATCTATGCGCTTCTTCTCGCAGTGCACGATGAAAAATCCGACTACGAGGTCACGGAGATGGGCCACGATTATGACAAGCTGATAGGGACTCACATTCACAACAAGATTGACAGGAACCGGTGCCTTGAGATATTCCTGCTCGAAGGCCAGGCGCGTGAAATCACGGAAATGGTCAAAAAGTTTAGGGCAAACAAAAAGATGTACCAGGTCAAGCTGGTCGCGCTATAG